One region of Phragmites australis chromosome 18, lpPhrAust1.1, whole genome shotgun sequence genomic DNA includes:
- the LOC133899295 gene encoding la-related protein 6B-like, with translation MAQNETPESSGSGSGSGSGSGSSSSSASPAGRLNAAAPEFTPRSAAQHHGNNPHRRGPHHQQQQHYHHQSHHHHQHQQHYQQRHQHQGEDEGDAAAATAEDKGLPEDVAHTVVKQVEFYFSDINLATTEHLMKFITKDPDGFVPMSVIASFRKIREKVFDRSLLAAALRTSSELVVSDDGKKVRRLQPFNAEEVQSRIIVADNLPGAPKHQTLMKIFSAVGSVKSSRTCYPQDGAGPAASKTSRIEMLFANKLHAFVEYETVEDAEKAVAEFSGGGNWRDGIRVRSLLGCLKHGLGQGRKGGGEEYAVDEDGPDTTGSPQDYGTDDTAQISEAHLDHQAEDGSHDIGAMRQGRGRGRGGRGRGRGQYHGHSKDAYHPIGTPPSSHGGLGEHPAVPKPPPGPRMPDGTRGFTMGRGKPLTPSNAA, from the exons ATGGCGCAAAACGAGACCCCGGAGtcctccggctccggctccggctccggctccggctccggctcttcttcctcctccgcctccccaGCAGGCCGCCTCAACGCCGCCGCCCCGGAGTTCACCCCCCGATCCGCCGCCCAGCACCACGGCAACAACCCCCATCGCCGCGGGCCtcaccaccagcagcagcagcactacCACCATCAATCGCATCACCACCACCAACATCAGCAGCACTACCAGCAGCGGCACCAGCACCAAGGCGAGGACGAGGGGGATGCTGCGGCGGCGACTGCTGAGGATAAGGGGCTGCCCGAGGATGTAGCTCACACAGTCGTCAAGCAG GTAGAATTTTACTTCAGTGATATCAATTTGGCCACAACTGAACATCTGATGAAATTCATCACTAAGGATCCAGATGGATTTG TGCCAATGTCTGTAATTGCATCTTTTAGGAAGATCCGGGAGAAAGTTTTTGACAGATCCTTGTTGGCTGCTGCATTACGCACGTCATCGGAGCTG GTTGTTTCGGATGATGGGAAAAAGGTTAGACGCCTACAGCCCTTCAACGCCGAAGAAGTTCAG TCACGCATTATTGTTGCTGACAATTTACCTGGGGCTCCAAAGCATCAGACTCTTATGAAGATTTTCTCAGCTGTTGGGAG TGTGAAATCTTCACGTACTTGCTATCCACAAGATGGTGCTGGACCTGCTGCTAGCAAAACATCGAGGATTGAGATGCTTTTTGCTAATAAG CTGCATGCTTTTGTGGAGTATGAGACTGTTGAAGATGCTGAAAAGGCG GTTGCTGAATTCAGTGGTGGGGGAAACTGGAGAGATGGGATTAGAGTTCGCTCGCTTCTTGGTTGCCTG AAACATGGGTTGGGTCAAGGAAGAAAAGGTGGAGGTGAGGAGTATGCTGTAGACGAAGATGGTCCTGATACTACTGGCAGTCCACAAGACTATGGAACAGATGATACTGCCCAGATTTCCGAAGCACATCTTGATCATCAG GCTGAAGATGGCTCGCATGACATTGGTGCAATGAGgcaggggagagggagaggacgtGGAGGCAGAGGTCGCGGTCGGGGCCAGTATCATGGCCACAGCAAAGATGCCTATCATCCGATTGGCACTCCTCCGTCGAGTCACGGTGGCCTCGGTGAGCATCCAGCTGTGCCAAAGCCGCCCCCAGGTCCTCGCATGCCGGATGGCACAAGAGGATTTACCATGGGCCGAGGGAAGCCGCTCACTCCTAGCAACGCAGCCTAG